Proteins co-encoded in one Medicago truncatula cultivar Jemalong A17 chromosome 8, MtrunA17r5.0-ANR, whole genome shotgun sequence genomic window:
- the LOC112417336 gene encoding uncharacterized protein gives MASTSNVNETSSVASSAPVASSSAAARVRPKNAKGNKTDPAWEYAISTEPGSRRVQCKFCQLAFTGSAYRVKHHLAGTSRDVAVCPSVPLDVKKLMQDKVNKLQKKLLEKANLIVVDADGDKDGAADADLEIISGGRGKRKSAGEIAHKNMSDEYLKMFELVAKHGIGFKPLSYDEIRNKYLNYFYGEIGKDLEAHRAVWEKCGCIIMTDGWTDRRRRTILNFLVHSPKGTFFLKSIDPSDITKTADKIFKMIDDVVEEIGEENVVQVVTDNAANYKAAGELLMEKRPHLYWTPCAAHCIDLMLEDFEKKIPLHTDAISKGKTITTYIYGRTSLISLLHKFTNDVDSIRPAMTHFATSYLTLGCLNEHQNQLIDLFKSNEWKTSKLAKSKDGKIVQNVVLSKVFWKDVLNCLRGAFPLVKVLCMVDWEEKAAMGYIYEEMDRAKEKIRTNFSGQARSYNPIWKIIDDRWDRQLHRPLHAAGLFLNPMLRYAPNFTVDDEIQLEDFNAKAGKFGDDFATYALETKTPTQWWESYGSGHPELQWFAMRVLSLTCSSSGCERNWSAFERVYTKKSNRLKQLMMNKVVFVMVNSKLGKPKKERKSANYEVHEIDSEDDAEEWIENVEDDEDGEDDISLDVGQGASIGDDLELPSIDEEGDNDDDEVEENEDEYDDDPYQEFPPAMGINDVLNLDG, from the exons ATGGCTTCAACCAGTAATGTCAATGAAACTTCCTCAGTTGCTTCTTCAGCTCCAGTAGCTTCTTCATCAGCTGCTGCTAGGGTAAGGCCAAAAAATGCAAAAGGGAATAAAACTGATCCAGCATGGGAGTATGCTATTTCTACTGAACCAGGATCAAGAAGGGTGCAATGTAAATTCTGTCAGCTTGCTTTTACAGGAAGTGCTTATAGGGTTAAGCATCATTTGGCTGGAACGAGTAGAGATGTTGCGGTTTGTCCGTCGGTTCCTCTGGATGTTAAGAAACTTATGCAAGATAAGGTTAATAAGTTACAAAAGAAGCTGCTAGAAAAAGCTAATTTGATAGTTGTCGATGCTGATGGTGACAAAGACGGTGCTGCTGATGCTGATCTTGAGATTATTAGTGGTGGGaggggaaaaagaaaaagtgcaGGGGAGATAGCACATAAGAACAT GTCTGATGAATATCTTAAGATGTTTGAACTTGTTGCAAAGCATGGTATAGGATTTAAGCCACTCTCTTATGATGAGATtagaaataaatatttgaattatttttatggTGAAATTGGTAAGGATTTGGAAGCACACAGAGCTGTTTGGGAGAAATGTGGTTGCATAATTATGACTGATGGTTGGACTGATAGAAGGAGAAGAACTATATTGAATTTTTTGGTACATAGTCCAAagggaactttttttttaaagtctaTTGATCCATCTGACATTACCAAAACTGCTGATAAAATTTTTAAGatgattgatgatgttgttgaagaGATTGGAGAAGAAAATGTTGTCCAGGTAGTTACGGACAATGCAGCAAATTATAAGGCAGCTGGTGAGTTGTTGATGGAGAAGAGGCCACATTTGTATTGGACACCATGTGCTGCTCATTGTATTGACTTGATGTTGGAGGATTTTGAGAAGAAGATCCCTCTCCATACAGATGCAATTTCAAAGGGCAAAACGATCACCACTTATATTTATGGAAGAACAAGTCTCATATCTTTGTTGCATAAGTTTACTAATGATGTTGATTCGATTCGACCGGCAATGACACATTTTGCTACCTCTTATTTGACATTGGGGTGTTTGAATGAACATCAAAATCAACTTATTGATTTGTTCAAGTCAAACGAGTGGAAGACTAGTAAACTTGCCAAGAGTAAAGATGGAAAGATCGTGCAAAATGTTGTTTTAAGTAAGGTTTTTTGGAAGGATGTTTTGAACTGTTTGAGGGGTGCTTTCCCACTTGTAAAAGTGTTGTGTATGGTGGACTGGGAAGAAAAAGCAGCCATGGGATATATTTATGAAGAGATGGATCGTGCTAAAGAGAAGATTCGAACCAACTTTAGTGGCCAAGCTAGGAG CTATAATCCCATATGGAAGATAATTGATGATAGGTGGGATAGGCAACTTCATAGGCCATTACATGCTGCTGGCCTTTTCTTGAATCCTATGTTACGTTATGCTCCTAATTTCACAGTTGATGATGAGATT cAACTTGAGGATTTCAACGCAAAGGCTGGAAAATTTGGTGATGACTTTGCTACCTATGCACTTGAAACTAAAACACCAACTCAATGGTGGGAATCTTATGGATCTGGACATCCGGAATTGCAGTGGTTTGCTATGAGAGTACTTAGTTTGACATGTAGCTCATCAGGGTGTGAACGGAATTGGAGTGCTTTTGAAAGG GTTTACACTAAGAAGAGTAATCGCTTGAAGCAACTCATGATGAATAAGGTTGTTTTTGTGATGGTTAACTCAAAATTGGGAAAGCCTAAGAAGGAGAGAAAGAGTGCTAACTATGAGGTTCATGAAATTGATTCCGAAGATGATGCGGAAGAGTGGATTGAGAATGTGGAGGATGATGAAGATGGAGAAGATGACATCTCACTTGATGTTGGACAAGGTGCTAGTATTGGTGATGATTTGGAGCTGCCTTCCATTGATGAAGAAGGagacaatgatgatgatgaagtggAAGAGAATGAggatgaatatgatgatgacCCTTATCAAGAATTTCCTCCTGCCATGGGAATAAATGATGTCTTAAACTTAGATGGGTAG